In Robbsia sp. KACC 23696, a single window of DNA contains:
- a CDS encoding FAD/NAD(P)-binding oxidoreductase: MNKAAGRGDDTDRLGEMSAQRGPEPDAHGETDAPIVIVGTGPAGVRAAQTLVEAGYRPIVIDEQARAGGQIYRRQPVGFVRDARTLYGFEARRAQSIHATFDALLPHIDYRPQTLVWHASAGTLSLFETGETPRFSQIDYRRLLLCTGAVDRVMPFAGWTLPGVYTLGAAQVALKSQGCSVGQRVVLAGSGPLLYLLAYQYVKAGAHVLAVLDSSTFGARLRALPRLRVLPAVLAKGLYYIAWLRLRGVPMHDGVTGWDALSEDGNRIEGIRWHDRAGRTRQIDCDALATGFGLRSETQLADLLGCAFDFDTVNEQWLPRRDADGRSSVPQIYLAGDGSGIAGADAAEAAGRRAALAVLSDLGATIDPAHKREWARDGRLAARIGAFREGIEAAFAAPSAWLARADDALIVCRCEEVRAGDIRRSVADGAIEMNRVKALCRAGMGRCQGRICAAATARIVADARHCTIAEVGRWRAQPPLKPIPFGVVATEEPEQ, translated from the coding sequence ATGAATAAAGCGGCGGGGCGGGGGGACGATACGGATCGCCTTGGCGAGATGTCGGCGCAACGCGGACCGGAGCCGGATGCGCACGGCGAAACGGACGCGCCGATTGTCATCGTCGGTACGGGCCCGGCGGGCGTGAGAGCCGCACAGACGCTGGTGGAAGCGGGATATCGACCCATCGTCATCGACGAACAGGCCCGTGCGGGCGGCCAGATCTATCGACGTCAACCGGTGGGCTTCGTGCGCGACGCGCGCACGCTTTACGGGTTCGAAGCGCGGCGGGCGCAGTCGATCCATGCGACTTTCGACGCATTGTTGCCGCATATCGACTATCGTCCGCAGACGCTGGTCTGGCATGCATCGGCCGGTACGCTGTCTTTATTCGAGACCGGTGAAACGCCGCGGTTTTCGCAGATCGATTATCGGCGATTGTTGTTGTGCACCGGTGCGGTCGATCGTGTGATGCCTTTTGCAGGATGGACGCTGCCCGGCGTCTACACCTTGGGCGCGGCGCAGGTAGCGCTGAAGTCGCAAGGGTGTAGCGTCGGACAACGCGTTGTCCTTGCCGGGTCGGGACCGTTGCTCTATCTGCTCGCGTATCAATATGTGAAAGCCGGCGCGCATGTGTTGGCCGTGCTCGACAGTAGTACGTTCGGCGCGCGACTGCGTGCGTTGCCGCGGTTGCGTGTGCTGCCGGCGGTCCTCGCCAAGGGGCTGTATTACATCGCATGGTTGCGACTGCGCGGTGTCCCGATGCACGATGGCGTCACCGGCTGGGATGCACTGTCCGAGGACGGCAACCGCATAGAGGGCATCCGTTGGCATGATCGCGCGGGACGCACGCGCCAAATCGACTGCGACGCGCTGGCGACCGGCTTCGGCTTGCGCTCGGAAACGCAACTGGCCGATCTGCTCGGTTGCGCATTCGATTTCGATACGGTGAACGAGCAGTGGTTGCCGCGCCGGGATGCCGATGGTCGCAGCAGCGTGCCGCAGATCTATCTGGCAGGCGACGGGAGCGGCATCGCGGGTGCCGACGCCGCCGAGGCGGCCGGTCGACGCGCCGCGCTGGCCGTGCTGTCGGATCTTGGCGCGACAATCGATCCCGCGCATAAGCGCGAGTGGGCACGCGACGGACGGCTGGCGGCACGGATTGGCGCTTTTCGAGAAGGTATCGAGGCCGCGTTTGCCGCACCGTCTGCTTGGCTCGCGCGTGCGGATGATGCTTTGATCGTCTGCCGTTGCGAAGAAGTGCGGGCAGGCGATATTCGACGCAGCGTGGCCGATGGCGCGATCGAAATGAATCGCGTGAAGGCCTTATGCCGTGCCGGAATGGGGCGATGTCAGGGCCGCATCTGCGCGGCGGCCACTGCGCGAATCGTCGCCGATGCGCGTCATTGTACGATCGCGGAGGTCGGCCGCTGGCGTGCGCAGCCGCCCCTGAAGCCGATCCCGTTCGGTGTCGTCGCAACCGAGGAGCCGGAGCAATGA
- a CDS encoding FAD-binding oxidoreductase, whose translation MSTVVRRFDVAIIGGGLMGCAAALALRERGRTVVLFEQGWCGAQASGVNYGGVRRQGRALVQLPLSQRAHALWPTLSARLDSDIEYVRSGHLKLACDARGMAELEAYYQSAADYGLDLRLLDARAVRQAYPWLSGAVLGASLCPDDGQANPRLLAAAYARAARRAGADVREQCRVMQVISDASTSSANADAAALPAYAQAQASVGGRFTIHAEAVAGFGDAASAGIFETRYVLNCAGAWGKAFAEQCGDVVPAEPIYPNMLVTEPLPPIMSINVGVAGGAFYARQVARGNVVIGGGRSTGVLALSGSRPDGARAALAFQAAERTIPGLRGALVIRSWTGVEGGTPDKQPIFGMSPSTPGLLHAFGFSGGGFQLSPAVGEVLAEWVVDGGTRTPVDAFRVDRFDAQRGAAQLQLQSHTSAPDSPAAFPFLTWTWSA comes from the coding sequence ATGAGCACGGTTGTGCGACGCTTCGACGTCGCGATCATCGGTGGCGGATTGATGGGCTGCGCGGCCGCCTTGGCCCTGCGTGAGCGGGGACGCACCGTCGTTTTGTTCGAGCAAGGATGGTGCGGCGCGCAGGCGAGCGGTGTCAACTATGGCGGCGTCCGTCGACAAGGTCGGGCGCTTGTGCAATTGCCTTTATCGCAACGGGCACACGCCCTGTGGCCGACGCTGTCGGCGCGTCTCGATAGCGATATCGAATATGTGCGCAGCGGGCATTTGAAACTGGCGTGCGACGCCCGCGGCATGGCTGAGCTGGAGGCCTACTATCAAAGCGCGGCCGATTATGGACTCGATTTGCGTTTGCTCGATGCAAGGGCCGTGCGTCAGGCCTATCCCTGGTTGTCCGGAGCGGTCTTAGGGGCATCGCTTTGTCCGGACGACGGGCAAGCGAACCCGCGACTGCTGGCTGCCGCGTATGCCCGCGCCGCGCGTCGGGCGGGCGCCGACGTACGCGAGCAATGCCGGGTGATGCAGGTGATCTCGGATGCATCGACGTCGTCCGCAAACGCCGATGCGGCAGCGCTGCCGGCGTATGCCCAGGCGCAGGCATCCGTAGGCGGCCGATTTACGATACACGCGGAAGCGGTGGCGGGATTCGGTGACGCGGCGTCCGCTGGCATTTTCGAGACGCGCTATGTCTTGAATTGCGCGGGCGCGTGGGGCAAGGCATTCGCCGAGCAATGTGGTGACGTGGTGCCCGCCGAACCGATCTACCCGAACATGCTGGTGACCGAGCCGCTGCCGCCGATCATGTCGATCAATGTCGGCGTGGCCGGAGGCGCCTTCTATGCACGCCAGGTCGCGCGCGGCAACGTCGTGATCGGCGGAGGACGGTCTACAGGGGTGCTCGCTTTATCCGGGAGCCGCCCCGATGGCGCGCGCGCCGCCCTGGCGTTCCAAGCCGCTGAAAGGACGATTCCCGGACTGCGCGGTGCGCTCGTCATTCGAAGCTGGACTGGCGTGGAAGGCGGCACGCCGGACAAACAGCCTATTTTCGGGATGAGCCCGTCGACGCCGGGATTGCTCCATGCCTTCGGCTTTTCGGGCGGCGGATTTCAATTGTCGCCGGCCGTGGGCGAAGTACTGGCGGAATGGGTTGTCGATGGCGGCACGCGCACGCCGGTGGACGCATTCCGTGTCGATCGATTCGATGCGCAACGCGGGGCCGCGCAATTGCAATTGCAATCGCACACATCCGCGCCGGATTCGCCCGCGGCCTTTCCTTTTTTGACCTGGACTTGGAGTGCCTGA
- a CDS encoding helicase C-terminal domain-containing protein, giving the protein MNYIVAVRALCEFTARSGDLDLRFTPAPTASEGMAGHVTVAARRARGYEAEVALMGMHEGLTVRGRADGYAADENRLEEIKTYRGDLSAMPTNHRALHWAQALVYGHLLCESRELATLTVSLVYFEIRTEKETLLTQEHTAASLKAFFTSQCERFLAWAQREAAHRLARNAALSALSFPYAFREGQRDMAVAVYRAARDGTDLMVQAPTGIGKTLASLFPLLKACAEDRIDRIFFLTAKTPGRALALDTVTLLRDENAGLPLRVLELVARDKACEHPDKACHGDACPLARGFYDRLADARSSALSHGQLTRAVVRDAALAHDICPYYLSQELARWCDVVVGDYNYYFDGSALLYGMTQAYQWRVAVLVDEAHNLVDRARNMYSAALDQTALRQVRAKAPGILKKPLDRLNRAWNAINRVQQEDYQVLETIPRPLLAAAQNLAEVASEHMAQAPLDVDPAALRFHFDVMQFASLAEGFGKHALFDVMLSPRERDYADDGARKGAAHRPLEATTLTVRNVVPAPYLLTRFAAARTTVLFSGTLAPGQFYRDTLGLSEETAWLDVEGPFRAGQLRVEVVGHVSTRWRDRARSLLPIADLIAKQYAAQAGNYLAFFSSFDYLQQVVDAVMARHPDVPVWTQSPGMDEAARDAFLARFQTDSRGVGFAVMGGAFAEGVDLAGDRLIGAFVATLGLPQMNPVNEQMRALLERRFGNGYDYAYLFPGMQKVVQAAGRVIRTEQDRGVVFLIDDRYRRAEVRRLLPRWWHVPR; this is encoded by the coding sequence ATGAACTACATCGTGGCCGTACGGGCGCTTTGCGAGTTCACCGCACGTAGCGGCGACCTCGATCTGCGTTTTACGCCTGCCCCGACCGCATCCGAGGGTATGGCGGGTCATGTCACCGTGGCCGCGCGCCGGGCGCGAGGATATGAGGCGGAAGTCGCCTTGATGGGGATGCATGAGGGCCTGACAGTGCGTGGTCGCGCCGACGGCTATGCGGCAGACGAGAATCGGCTGGAGGAGATCAAGACCTATCGCGGCGACCTGAGCGCGATGCCGACAAATCATCGCGCGCTACACTGGGCCCAGGCACTGGTGTATGGGCATCTGTTGTGCGAATCGCGCGAATTGGCGACCTTGACGGTTTCTCTGGTGTATTTCGAGATTCGGACCGAGAAGGAAACGCTACTAACGCAGGAACACACGGCGGCCTCGTTGAAAGCATTTTTCACGAGCCAGTGCGAACGCTTCCTGGCGTGGGCGCAGCGCGAAGCGGCGCATCGGCTCGCGCGAAACGCCGCGCTGTCGGCGTTGTCGTTTCCCTATGCCTTCCGAGAGGGGCAACGGGATATGGCCGTGGCGGTCTATCGTGCGGCCCGCGACGGGACGGACCTGATGGTTCAGGCGCCCACCGGCATCGGCAAGACGCTGGCATCGTTGTTTCCGTTGTTGAAGGCGTGCGCCGAAGACCGCATCGATCGCATTTTCTTTCTGACGGCAAAGACGCCCGGCCGGGCACTGGCGCTCGACACGGTCACCTTGCTCCGCGATGAAAACGCAGGCCTGCCATTACGGGTACTGGAACTCGTGGCGCGGGACAAGGCATGCGAGCACCCGGACAAGGCCTGCCATGGCGATGCCTGCCCATTGGCGCGCGGCTTCTATGATCGTCTCGCGGATGCGCGCTCCAGCGCCTTGTCGCATGGACAACTGACGCGTGCGGTCGTACGCGACGCCGCGCTGGCGCACGACATCTGTCCTTACTATCTATCGCAGGAGTTAGCGCGTTGGTGTGATGTGGTCGTCGGCGACTACAACTATTACTTCGATGGTAGCGCGCTGCTTTATGGGATGACTCAGGCGTATCAGTGGCGCGTCGCCGTTCTGGTGGACGAGGCCCATAATCTCGTGGATCGCGCACGAAACATGTATAGCGCCGCGCTCGACCAGACCGCACTGCGACAGGTTCGCGCGAAGGCCCCCGGGATCTTGAAAAAACCGCTGGATCGGCTGAACCGCGCGTGGAACGCGATCAACCGCGTGCAGCAGGAGGACTATCAAGTCCTGGAAACCATTCCGCGTCCCTTGCTCGCCGCCGCGCAGAATCTGGCGGAAGTGGCGAGCGAGCATATGGCGCAAGCGCCGCTCGACGTCGATCCCGCCGCGCTGCGCTTCCACTTCGACGTCATGCAGTTTGCATCGCTCGCGGAAGGTTTCGGAAAGCATGCCTTGTTCGACGTGATGCTCTCGCCGCGGGAGCGCGATTATGCCGATGACGGCGCGCGAAAGGGCGCCGCACATCGGCCGCTTGAAGCAACCACGCTGACCGTACGCAATGTCGTGCCGGCGCCGTATCTGTTGACCCGCTTCGCGGCGGCGCGGACCACGGTGCTGTTTTCCGGAACGCTCGCGCCGGGGCAGTTTTATCGAGATACGCTCGGTCTGTCGGAAGAGACGGCGTGGCTCGACGTCGAAGGGCCTTTTCGTGCCGGGCAGCTACGGGTGGAAGTGGTTGGTCACGTATCCACCCGATGGCGTGATCGGGCACGCTCGCTGTTGCCGATCGCGGACCTGATCGCAAAGCAATACGCGGCACAAGCCGGAAACTATCTCGCGTTTTTCAGTAGCTTCGACTACTTACAGCAAGTCGTGGATGCCGTGATGGCACGGCATCCGGACGTGCCGGTCTGGACGCAGTCACCGGGTATGGACGAGGCGGCACGGGATGCCTTTCTCGCGCGTTTCCAAACGGATAGTCGAGGCGTCGGCTTCGCGGTGATGGGCGGTGCCTTTGCGGAAGGCGTCGATCTGGCCGGCGACCGTCTGATCGGTGCCTTTGTCGCCACGCTCGGCTTGCCCCAGATGAACCCCGTCAATGAGCAGATGCGCGCATTGCTGGAGCGTCGTTTCGGCAACGGCTATGACTACGCCTATCTCTTCCCGGGCATGCAGAAAGTCGTTCAGGCAGCGGGCCGCGTCATACGGACCGAGCAGGACCGCGGCGTCGTGTTTCTGATAGACGACCGCTACCGGCGTGCCGAGGTCCGTCGCCTGTTGCCACGCTGGTGGCACGTCCCGCGCTGA
- a CDS encoding SDR family NAD(P)-dependent oxidoreductase, producing the protein MKIDLKGKTALVTASTGGIGFAIAKGLAESGAAVVINGRSEGSVAKAREKLAALVPGATLHGAAADLASDAGVDALLKQLPAIDILINNAGIYGPSDFFETDDATWERYWQTNVMSGIRLSRALTPAMAKQSWGRVVFISSESARNIPADMVHYGVTKTAQLSLSRGLAKRLAGTGVTVNAVLPGPTLSDGFADMTKDEVARTGKSQEEVAAEFVMAHRPSSIIQRAATVEEVANMVVYVSSVQASATSGAALRVDGGVVDDIV; encoded by the coding sequence GTGAAAATCGATTTGAAAGGCAAGACCGCACTGGTCACGGCGTCAACGGGCGGCATTGGATTTGCCATCGCGAAGGGCCTGGCCGAAAGTGGCGCGGCCGTGGTGATCAACGGCCGCAGCGAGGGCTCGGTGGCCAAAGCGCGGGAGAAACTGGCCGCCCTGGTTCCCGGCGCCACGCTCCACGGCGCGGCCGCGGATCTCGCATCGGATGCGGGCGTCGACGCCCTGCTCAAGCAGTTGCCCGCCATCGATATCCTGATCAACAACGCCGGGATCTATGGCCCGAGCGATTTTTTTGAGACGGACGACGCCACGTGGGAGCGCTATTGGCAGACCAATGTGATGAGTGGTATTCGCCTGTCGCGCGCGCTTACGCCCGCGATGGCGAAGCAGTCGTGGGGTCGCGTGGTCTTCATTTCGTCGGAGTCGGCCCGTAACATTCCGGCTGACATGGTGCACTACGGCGTGACGAAGACCGCTCAGTTGTCGCTTTCGCGGGGATTGGCGAAACGCCTCGCCGGCACCGGCGTGACGGTCAATGCAGTACTGCCGGGCCCGACGCTTTCGGACGGCTTCGCCGACATGACGAAGGATGAAGTTGCGCGGACAGGCAAATCGCAAGAAGAAGTCGCTGCGGAATTCGTCATGGCGCACCGCCCTTCGTCGATCATCCAACGCGCCGCCACCGTCGAGGAAGTGGCGAACATGGTGGTCTATGTCAGCTCGGTGCAAGCGTCCGCCACCTCCGGTGCGGCGTTGCGCGTGGACGGCGGCGTCGTCGACGATATCGTTTGA
- a CDS encoding FCD domain-containing protein encodes MLTVFRQVLDRLGEQICSGHFAPGDVLPSEPELAQQLAVSRITIRESVKSLSAKGMLEVRRRHGTVVTARTRWQLFDPDVIAWRAKAGTVDTVLIRDLMELRRIIEPQAAKLAAARATDMERRALRYAYDAMAAAVAGRGEYVPADLAFHGAIFSACNNQFIQQMQTALSAILRTSFALSSEIEGGPARSLPMHEALCRAIEQANPAAAERAALELIDRAANDFADREAILKNAAVAT; translated from the coding sequence ATGTTGACGGTTTTTCGCCAGGTTCTCGATCGATTGGGGGAGCAGATTTGCAGCGGCCACTTTGCGCCGGGGGATGTGCTGCCCTCCGAGCCCGAATTGGCGCAGCAGCTGGCCGTCAGTCGGATCACGATTCGCGAAAGCGTGAAATCGCTTTCTGCCAAAGGGATGCTCGAGGTCCGGCGTCGGCACGGCACCGTGGTCACCGCCCGCACGCGATGGCAGTTGTTCGATCCTGACGTGATCGCGTGGCGCGCGAAAGCGGGCACTGTCGACACGGTGCTGATTCGGGATTTGATGGAGTTGCGACGGATCATCGAACCGCAAGCCGCCAAGCTGGCAGCGGCGCGCGCCACCGATATGGAGCGCCGAGCGCTTCGTTACGCTTATGACGCCATGGCGGCGGCCGTGGCGGGACGCGGCGAGTATGTGCCGGCGGACCTCGCGTTTCATGGCGCGATCTTTTCAGCCTGCAATAACCAGTTCATTCAGCAGATGCAGACGGCCTTATCCGCGATATTACGCACCAGCTTTGCTTTGAGTTCTGAAATCGAAGGGGGCCCTGCGCGCTCGTTGCCGATGCACGAAGCGCTCTGTCGGGCCATCGAGCAAGCCAATCCCGCTGCGGCGGAACGCGCGGCACTGGAGCTGATCGACCGCGCCGCAAACGATTTCGCGGACCGCGAAGCGATCTTAAAAAATGCGGCTGTTGCCACCTAA
- a CDS encoding SDR family oxidoreductase — translation MSSLFDLTGRTALITGSARGIGFSLARGLAQAGARVIINGTREETVAPAVATLKSEGFDILGRAFDVTNETDVAAAFKAWDDAEVAIDILINNAGIQFRKPLVELGLADWQRVIDTNLTSAFIVGKEAARRMIARGNGGKVINIGSLTSEGARPTVGAYTAAKGGIKMLTRAMSAEWGPFDIQANAIGPGYILTDMNKPLIDDARFDAWVKSSNPSQRWGKPDELAGTAVYLASAASSYVNGQIIFVDGGWLSVL, via the coding sequence ATGAGCAGCTTATTCGATTTGACCGGTCGCACGGCGTTGATAACGGGTTCGGCTCGCGGAATCGGCTTTTCGCTGGCACGCGGTCTGGCGCAAGCCGGAGCGCGCGTCATCATCAACGGCACCCGTGAGGAAACCGTCGCGCCGGCCGTGGCCACGCTGAAAAGCGAAGGCTTCGACATATTGGGACGCGCGTTCGACGTGACCAATGAAACCGACGTTGCCGCGGCGTTCAAGGCATGGGATGACGCGGAGGTGGCAATCGACATTCTTATCAACAATGCCGGCATCCAGTTCCGCAAGCCCTTGGTCGAACTCGGGCTGGCGGATTGGCAAAGGGTGATCGATACCAACCTCACCAGCGCGTTTATCGTCGGCAAGGAAGCGGCACGGCGAATGATTGCACGCGGCAATGGCGGCAAGGTCATCAATATCGGCTCATTGACCAGCGAGGGCGCGCGCCCGACGGTGGGCGCGTACACGGCGGCGAAGGGCGGTATCAAAATGCTGACCCGCGCGATGAGCGCCGAATGGGGGCCGTTCGATATCCAGGCGAACGCCATCGGGCCCGGCTATATCCTGACCGATATGAACAAGCCCCTGATCGACGATGCGCGTTTCGACGCCTGGGTAAAGAGCAGCAATCCGTCACAGCGTTGGGGCAAGCCCGACGAGTTGGCCGGAACAGCCGTGTATTTGGCGTCCGCTGCGTCGAGCTATGTGAATGGCCAGATCATCTTCGTCGATGGCGGCTGGTTGTCCGTGCTGTAA
- a CDS encoding VRR-NUC domain-containing protein — MPAAEPYYLDNFRSALDWIGRRYDDLLDERERAFIAGFDALPLPSRALLVRMLMRQGVHFRASKLQYDEIGCPMAAAGPLLSHGWLDADPVLSLTSLFALSTRPQLLRLLPELSSMSGRGKAEWLAALTPCYPAEQAYSDWTSGRDETDRLYHVTIAPLCERLRLIFFGNLHQDWSAFVLADLGIFQYETVVFPGNARAFQLREDVDAYLDLQRSREALHAPDGLASEDALLSVVTALVAVSTRNPWIAQRRAKCLFLAGQAAERMHYWDGALAAYAQTDWPGARHRTMRVMERCGREVEALALAAEAVHAPESEEEAQRVGRLRTRLLKRLSIAPATSQSDASAAAEAGQADASSWAKTRVALASPISRPTPISRGVLDLPPNADIVDENGDRASAQGSSVEFRVRDALSVPEAPVFYVENTLLAGLFGLLCWDAVFAPLPGAFFHPFQRGPADLDAPDFVMRRRALFDAALDRLDDRRYRRQILTQWRMKYGIQSPFVHWGALRRDVVLLALRCIPAMHLKHCFQRLLADPRANRTGLPDLIRFRPRQRDYEMIEVKGPGDRLQDNQLRWLGFFAAHGIPARVLDVRWHQEAAPLPVGVDDGVNDGMDDARFAAAPHRVLTQ, encoded by the coding sequence GTGCCTGCCGCTGAGCCTTACTATCTCGATAATTTCCGTAGCGCCCTCGATTGGATCGGGCGGCGCTACGACGACCTGCTCGACGAGCGCGAACGGGCATTCATTGCCGGTTTCGATGCCTTGCCGCTGCCCTCCCGCGCCTTGCTGGTGCGAATGTTGATGCGGCAGGGCGTGCATTTCCGTGCAAGCAAACTGCAATACGATGAAATCGGCTGCCCGATGGCGGCGGCCGGACCGCTGCTATCGCACGGTTGGCTCGATGCCGATCCGGTGCTCTCGCTGACATCGTTATTTGCCTTGTCGACGCGTCCGCAACTGCTGCGACTGCTTCCCGAACTATCGTCGATGTCTGGGCGAGGCAAGGCGGAATGGCTCGCGGCCTTGACGCCATGTTATCCGGCGGAGCAGGCGTATTCTGACTGGACCAGTGGACGCGACGAGACGGATCGTTTGTATCACGTCACGATTGCGCCCTTGTGCGAGCGTTTGCGTCTGATCTTCTTCGGTAATCTCCACCAGGATTGGTCAGCGTTCGTCCTTGCCGATCTCGGCATTTTCCAATATGAGACAGTGGTGTTTCCGGGAAACGCGCGCGCTTTTCAGTTGCGTGAAGACGTCGACGCCTATCTCGATTTGCAGCGATCCCGGGAGGCGCTGCACGCGCCGGACGGGCTTGCGAGCGAGGATGCCCTGCTGAGCGTGGTGACGGCGTTGGTCGCCGTATCGACGCGTAATCCCTGGATCGCGCAGCGGCGCGCGAAATGTCTGTTCCTGGCCGGACAGGCGGCCGAGCGCATGCATTATTGGGATGGCGCACTGGCCGCCTATGCGCAGACCGACTGGCCTGGTGCGCGACATCGCACGATGCGGGTGATGGAGCGCTGCGGGCGTGAGGTGGAAGCATTGGCGCTGGCTGCAGAGGCCGTGCATGCGCCGGAGAGCGAAGAGGAGGCGCAGCGTGTCGGGCGGTTGCGGACGCGCCTCCTGAAGCGCTTGTCGATCGCGCCAGCGACATCACAATCCGACGCGTCCGCAGCAGCGGAAGCCGGGCAAGCTGACGCATCTTCTTGGGCAAAGACGCGCGTTGCGTTGGCGTCGCCCATCTCGCGTCCGACGCCGATTTCGCGCGGAGTGCTTGACCTGCCGCCGAACGCCGATATCGTAGACGAAAATGGCGACAGGGCGAGCGCTCAGGGATCATCCGTCGAGTTCCGGGTGCGTGATGCATTGAGCGTGCCGGAAGCACCGGTCTTCTATGTCGAAAATACCTTGCTTGCCGGACTGTTCGGCCTGTTGTGCTGGGACGCTGTTTTCGCGCCGCTGCCGGGCGCGTTCTTTCATCCGTTTCAACGCGGCCCGGCGGACCTGGATGCACCCGATTTCGTCATGCGCCGTCGGGCATTGTTCGATGCGGCGCTCGACCGCCTCGACGATCGTCGCTATCGCCGACAGATCCTGACGCAGTGGCGGATGAAATACGGGATCCAGTCGCCGTTCGTGCATTGGGGGGCACTGCGCCGCGACGTGGTGCTGCTGGCATTGCGCTGCATTCCCGCCATGCATTTGAAGCACTGTTTCCAACGCTTGCTGGCGGATCCTCGCGCCAACCGCACCGGCTTGCCCGACCTGATCCGCTTTCGACCACGGCAACGCGATTACGAGATGATCGAAGTGAAAGGGCCGGGCGACCGCCTGCAAGACAACCAGCTTCGCTGGCTCGGCTTTTTCGCCGCGCATGGCATTCCCGCACGCGTCTTGGACGTACGGTGGCATCAGGAAGCGGCGCCGCTTCCTGTCGGTGTCGATGACGGTGTCAACGATGGTATGGACGACGCCCGATTCGCCGCTGCGCCGCATCGCGTACTGACGCAATGA
- a CDS encoding (2Fe-2S)-binding protein, with the protein MTVPILQRLTETHRASVAFSLDGQPMSALAGDTVLTAVLTQGDRLRRSEFSGAPRAGFCLIGACQDCWMRTEEGRAVRACTTAIAPGMRLLTERVARERHHE; encoded by the coding sequence ATGACGGTGCCGATTTTGCAGCGTTTGACGGAAACGCATCGGGCATCGGTCGCGTTTTCGCTTGATGGGCAGCCCATGTCGGCGCTCGCTGGAGACACCGTTTTGACGGCGGTGTTGACGCAAGGCGACCGACTGCGTCGCAGCGAATTCAGCGGCGCGCCGCGCGCCGGCTTTTGTCTGATCGGTGCGTGTCAGGATTGCTGGATGCGCACAGAGGAGGGCCGTGCCGTGCGCGCCTGCACGACGGCGATCGCGCCGGGCATGCGCCTGCTGACCGAGCGCGTGGCGCGAGAGCGGCATCATGAATAA
- a CDS encoding ABC transporter substrate-binding protein → MNHRATHRDTPAAAKHRAIDTLPKGVSVTHPVSRGRWRAVQRSLGMAVVLMLSVGATLAHAEPTLYVGMNGGTLQKNYERFVFPAFEKENNVKIAVVPGTSADIVAKMQAQKAHPTMHLAFLDDGVMVRAVGLGLCAPVTDKQITADLIPAARFPNDAAVAVQFGVVGLGYNKKLFDANHWAAPDSWAAFADPKYKGKVIFPSISSSTYGLYGFLMYNRLLGGNDSNVAPVFAKWSTTIGPNVLEYISNSAQISEMAQNGEAALFPMTATQIRSFKDQGIPVEYATPKEGAVKLMYSACMLANNDQPALAQKLIAYLISPPAQQAIMANVKSLPVNRTVKVSPELEQQLGKVDALEHNLQSVDWATINTHRAEWNARWNQQVER, encoded by the coding sequence ATGAATCACCGTGCGACTCACCGCGATACCCCTGCCGCTGCAAAACATCGCGCGATCGATACCTTGCCGAAAGGCGTATCCGTGACGCATCCCGTGTCGCGCGGACGATGGCGCGCCGTGCAGCGAAGCCTGGGCATGGCCGTCGTGCTGATGCTGAGCGTCGGTGCGACGTTGGCGCATGCCGAGCCGACGCTGTACGTCGGCATGAACGGCGGCACGCTGCAAAAGAACTACGAGCGCTTCGTCTTTCCCGCTTTCGAGAAAGAGAACAATGTGAAGATTGCAGTCGTCCCGGGCACGTCCGCGGATATCGTCGCGAAGATGCAGGCGCAGAAAGCCCATCCGACAATGCATCTCGCGTTTCTCGATGACGGGGTGATGGTGCGGGCAGTGGGGCTCGGGCTATGCGCGCCGGTCACGGACAAGCAGATCACGGCCGACCTGATTCCCGCCGCGCGCTTCCCGAACGACGCCGCGGTGGCCGTCCAGTTCGGCGTCGTCGGACTCGGCTATAACAAAAAGCTGTTCGATGCGAATCATTGGGCGGCACCGGATTCCTGGGCTGCCTTTGCCGATCCGAAATACAAGGGCAAAGTCATCTTTCCGTCGATCTCCAGCAGTACCTATGGGCTCTATGGGTTCCTGATGTATAACCGTTTGCTTGGCGGAAACGACAGCAACGTCGCGCCGGTATTTGCGAAATGGTCGACGACGATCGGCCCGAACGTTCTGGAATACATCTCGAATTCGGCACAGATTTCGGAAATGGCACAGAACGGCGAAGCCGCCTTGTTTCCGATGACGGCGACGCAGATCCGTTCGTTCAAGGATCAAGGTATCCCGGTCGAATACGCGACGCCGAAAGAAGGGGCCGTCAAGCTGATGTATTCGGCATGCATGCTGGCGAATAACGACCAACCGGCGTTGGCACAGAAGCTGATCGCGTATTTGATCAGCCCTCCGGCGCAGCAGGCAATCATGGCGAACGTGAAATCGTTGCCGGTCAATCGTACCGTGAAGGTCAGTCCCGAATTGGAACAGCAACTCGGCAAGGTCGACGCTCTCGAACATAATCTCCAATCGGTGGATTGGGCGACGATCAATACGCACCGCGCCGAGTGGAACGCGCGCTGGAATCAGCAGGTCGAGCGCTGA